The DNA sequence CTAGATCTCAAACCTGTCCCCCCCCATGATAAACCTTATAGTTAGAtccaaataactaaaaatattgaGGGGGTGGGACAACACAGGGCCTTTTTCCTGCTACTAGACTTTTTTAGAAATCTATTTGTCCTCAGGTAGCTCTATGGAAAGGCTGATGGGCAAGACTCCAAACTCTGAGTATCCCCTGGGCATGACCTCTTTGTCAGGCCCTCATTAGGCTCTGCAGGACACCATGCCTCTCTTCAGAGGGTTCCCAGTCTGCCAGATAACTGCCGTATGCGAGAGGAATGTGCACATTGTGTACAGGAGTACACAGAACACAATTAACCCCTTCCTGTGAATTCTGATGTTCCAAGGAACAAATGTAAGGTTTAAGGCATTTGACACATGAAAGCTGTTAATTACCTAGCTTTCACCCTGTTTACAATATTCACTGGCACATCCTGACCTTTCTTGACCCTTATTTCCAACAGCAGTAACTACACCTTCAAAGTACAAACCTGTGCAGAATTTAGTATGCGATGCATATGGCATAAGCACTGGCAAAGGCACTCAGAAATCCATACCTGTCAACGATTTTGAGTAAAATAATCAGTTATTCACTGAGAgcatttattaagtttattgaGGCAAGGTGTAAGAAGACTACAATTTGGTtggtaaaagcaaaacaaaaacaaaaaccctccctctctcttctcgtggaaaaaaatattttttgaacatcTCCAGAAAAATTGGGGATACAGAGAAAAATAGGAAGCCATttctagaataaataaaacatctactTGCCATACATCCCAGACCAGAATCTACTTTCTCATAAGAACAAGGATGCAGGAACAGAACTGCAAGACCCGCGGCTGCCTAGCCCCATCTATTGAGCAGAAACTATTTTGTGGGCGAAGGAGCAGGAGCCCCTGGCAAAGGGGAACCTCTTTATAACCTCGCACTTGTGTTGCCCTGGGGCAGACCAACCATAAAGACTTCTTTGTGAAAAAATGTATCTTGCAATAAACTATCAAAAGCTTCATTGAAGATCTTAATGGATATGGCTGAGTAAAGAACACGAAACAGGACTACAAAGAGAATAGGACCAAATTTTATCAACTCAGCATATGTCAGTGGTATTCAGGCGCTGGCCTATTAGACGAATAACCAGAGAAAAAAGCTGCAGACTACAAAGGCTGtcaattttcttcttcagtttaaTAAAACTCATACCTGACTAAGTCCTCTCCAGTCCCCCATTCATCCCCCACTCCAACAAACAAATCTCCCCAGAACTTCATGCTGAAAACTTACCTTGATGCACTAACTTCAGACAAACTCCTTATAACTTATCATTTACTCCTGTGCATTAAACTCTGTTATCACGCCAGTCTACTGGAATGTAGTTACTACTATAAAATTACACCTCAGGATCCATGACTTGACTTCACAGGTATAAACATAACTTTCCTTAATAACTTAGGCTGTGATCTCTAAAGCTTTACATCTGTCATCTGGAGTAACAGTGCTTACCTTATAATCTCACTAAACAGTATGTTACCATACatactaaaaaaatacattatctcACCCACTATTTCTGGTTAACAAAGTAAGATAAACTATTTCTGTGCCTTAAGCCACCACCCGTTGAGGTGGATTCACACATCTGCAGAGAAAAACTAGAAGGTTTCTAAAGGATCCTTAAAATACACAGGTTTTTAGAAATACACACTATTAATATTAAGCCCTATTCACTCATTCAGGGAGCAAGAATGCTAAAGGTCCATAAATGTTTGCAACCCCTGAGAACTTCAAGGATTTAAATGAGTCCAGGATGGtggtaaaagaaataaagtaacagTAGCAATATAACTTCTAGCTCCTTTCCCTAAGGAGGGATCCTAATAAAGTAGATGTCAGTTTTTAGGAGACCCCTAGCCAATATGCACGGCTCCCAGTGTGTTTGCCATCTCTGCTTGCCATGTCCCAGGTGTGCCCAACCGGACAAGTGACCGACCCTCTGAGGTGTTTCCTGATTCTGTAACACGGGGACAGACCTGTGCGGTTTCCCCCTCTGAAGATTAgcaggagatggagccccacagtATCTACAAATGGAAGATTTGTCATTGTGTTCTAGCAATCAAATGTCCAGCCTGAGGACTCGTTTCAGTCAGCCTTTGGCAAAAATGTAATCAACACTGTAACAGAGTCTGTCTGTACCGGATCCTTAAGTAATGATGCTGCCAACTTATATTTCATTAATACAGGAAGGGCTAATCTGTCCAAATGGGAAGCAAGATTTTGGTGAATCCCTATCAAGACATGAACCTTTTCCATTAAGGGGGAGAGTGATTTGAATCAATGCAGACTTACTCCCTTACCAACGTTGCCAGAACCAAACATGCTCAGAGTCACATGCTGGGGGCTCAAGGGTCAAATCTAGCCTGTGGATGTTTTATCTGGCTTGCACAGTGCTTTCAAAGTTCTAAATTAATTGCCAGTGTCTAAACATCAGGATATTTGGCATCAAAATCTGCATTCCTGGGTTATCTTGCACTATACAATAGGAAAACTACTACTACTCTGAgaccacacacccacacagccACAGTTGGGGGCAGTTCCAATGTAGAAAGTGCAAATGCTCTCTAATTTCCCATAGTTAGCTCCCACAAGCTAGCTCTGATGGTATGGTCAGGTTTTCTTGGGCATTTATGTTTGCCCCTCCTGGTTCAGACCCTGAAACAGTCTTTCGTCACTGAAATAAAAACCCACAGTCTAATCTTACTAGTACTCTATCTAAAACCTCTGAGCAAACAGAATTAGCCTAAAGAGAAACGGGAGTAGAAAACAAACCATTTCCATGGTTCTATGCTGGTATTGCCTTTACAAACCAGGTCAGGTTTTTAAAACGTCACTGTTGAAAATGGTTAACTTgactcattatttttcttaatacattTAGTTATGTTTTTTTCCAGCTATTTGCTGTATCTCACTGAGTCCCCTTCAAGCAGAGGGTCGTTAACGAGTAAGTCTTAGAGGTTAGAACAACACATACACTTTAATGAAggcaggcagggatttcagctttACTGCTCAACAGACAGATACCGGGTGTCTTATTTAAAATCAATGTTGGCTTCATGTCTTATTTGACACATCCTCCATTCCTATCAAAACATGGAATGAATCAGTGAAAGAATTCTAAAAGATCGAAAAGGGGGGGGGAGTTTAATGTAAATGCTACACACAGCCTTTCCACAGTCAAACAACCACACGTCATAGCTACCTCTTCCCGGGGTATTGCTTACCCATTGCACTGAGATAATGGTTGATGGCCTGGCAAGGAGGACTTGGGGTTTGTGTTGATTTGTCACAACTCATGGGTGCCGGGCTCCTGTCTGTGTCAAAAGAGAAATACCCACTGGAGGATCGAGACAGCAGGGAGGATCTTCTCACAAAGATGAAAAGCGGGGATCTGGTAGCAAAAGGCCCGGGGCTGGCTGGTGGGGCCAGCGGGCCCTGAGGGCTGCCTTGGGGGCAGCGGTCCCCTTCGCCTTCAGGATTACCTTGCCGCTGGGTCTGTAGAGAGGTAGGGGCCCCAGGCCTGAGCTGAGGAGGTCTCTCAGCAGGCTGCAATTGTCCACCTTCTCTGTCACATTCAGAACTTACATCTGAAGGTTGCTTTGccatttggtctttttttctgcaagtaaaataaaaaccaagattATCTTAGGCAAAACAAGAACTGTAACGAGTAATGAAATGTAGCTAACTTTGCCGgactcctttaaaatgtttagaatagCGAACGCTTTAACGTTAAGTCATTAGTTCATATTATTTCTCTGCATTTGCCAAGCAAGAATAAAAACACACCTAAAACAACAAAGGTTATCTCTATcattgcggggggcgggggttgcAGAGAGGGAGTGGGACTAAACTTCCTGCCACCAAACAAAATACAATTTCAACGTCAACGTGTAACCGGTGCTCTAACACACacggacggacacacacacacacgcacgcgcgcacacacacacacacacacacacacatacacacacacgttttaGGATAAGCGGCTTGTGTTAAGTCTATTGACACGTGCTCTTTGCTCCGGGCCGACTGGAAGAAGTCGGAAACTCCCAGCGGGCTCTGATTTCCCGGGATCAGATACCGCGCTGGAGCACAGGAGCGGGCGCAGAGGCAGCGATTTGCAGGCGGCTGGCCGCGTTCCCCGCTCCGGCCCCATTGTTCTGCCGAAAGTGCTGAGGGCAGCAAGTCTGGGGAAGGTTTGGCAAGGGCCGTCAGTCGTAGTAAGTGCGTCACAATAGAGTTTGTAACTCCGAGCGCTGCTCGGCCCAGGTCGGGCGCTCCCCGCCCGCGGTCCCTCCCGCTCCCCGCCCGCGGTCCCTCCCGCTCCCCGCCCGCGGCGCCCCTCCTCCCGCAGGGGGCAGCGCGCCGCCGCGAACACCACAGAACTTTTTCGGAATGCACCCACACTGCGAGGTGCACACCACCAAATGGGGGTGTGTGTCCCCCAAAGCCGTCCCCGGGGACCCCTGCGAAGTCCCCAAGTAACTCTACACGCTAAGCGACACCGAGGCGCGCGGCTCCTTCACCCCATTGACCCTCCTCTGTGAAGGCAATCGGGCCGAAACTCACGTCCGCCCCTTCCCTTCCGAGCGTCGCGTCCAAGCCCGGGCCGCGCGGCGTCCTGCCCGCGTCCTTCGCCGACCCGGAGCCCCCCGACCGTCAGCACGAAGGTAGTGCAGGAGACAAAGGCTAGAACTAGCCTTCAGAGCCCTCGGGGCAGCGCAGACCAGACCACTGGCTGCCCACCCGCCGCCGCGCACCGCCGGGCAGCCGAGGGCTCCGCGCGCCGCGCCTCTGGCCCGCGCTGccccggccgccgccgccgccgtcgcCGCCGCCNNNNNNNNNNNNNNNNNNNNNNNNNNNNNNNNNNNNNNNNNNNNNNNNNNNNNNNNNNNNNNNNNNNNNNNNNNNNNNNNNNNNNNNNNNNNNNNNNNNNGGCcgctgcggcggcggcggcggcgggggcggcggcggcggcggcgggagtcTCGAGAACCGGAGCTTCCCCAATCCGCCTCTGTGACTGTCCGGACGCCGATCGAGCCTCGGCAGCTCCTGTCGCCTCAAGCAGCCGGTCACCTGGAGACAAAGCTGGAGCCTCGCTCTCTCCGCACCCGCCGTTCTCAGACCCTAGTCCTTGCTGCTGGCCGCCGACCCCCGCCCAGGCCGGCTGGGCTGGAGACTCCAGTGGCCGCCCCCTCTTTAGCAGCAGCACCGACTCTCCTCTAacttcctccctttttctccccGTGCGCCGCGGACACGCTCCAAATCTAAGCCACCACCACGGCCACGGGCACGCATATCTGCGCGCACCCGTTGACCACTGCAAACAACGAACATATCCACACCCCCATTCTCAGCGTCCCGCGGATCTTCCACTACCAGCAACAGCACCGAGTAACAGTCCCTCGAGGGCACCGCACCGCCAGCCAGCACTGCGAGCGAGTCTGGGTGCCCGGGTCTCTACGACAGTCCGGCCCCTGGATGCAGCAGGTTCTGCTGCTCGAGGCTCGTCCACTGCGTGGCCGCGGCAGTCGGAAGAGGCCCTCGGTCTCCCTCTGTCTATGGTTGGTGCGGCGGGTACCGTCTGCAGCGCACCCGCACACCGGGCAGGGCTCCCAGACACGTCCGAGAGCGCGAACGCAGTACCTGCCCTGAAACCTCGGCCTGAATGAGTACAAGGAAAAGCCGAGTCCCGTCAGTTAAAAAACCACCTCAGTTCCGCAAATCCTCCGCAACGGGCCCAAGCACCCGAGAAAAGTCAAGGTTCCAGACCAGCTAATACGGCGCAGCCGCTACTCGGGGGTCGCCGGGAGCGGGCCGCGAGGCTCCGGCGGGCCGCGTAGCCCAGCGTCGTGGAGCGGGGGCCCCGCGCTGTCTTTCCAGCTGGCCCTGGGATGCTTCACCAATCCCTCGAGCGGAATCCCGGACCGAGCCGCACTTCGGCCAAGTGCCCGTAGCCTTTCACGGACGACCCCTCACCAAACTGGACCTGCAGGGGTAGGGAACCCGACCCGTCTGATCGTCGCCTCCCGCCCAGCGACAAGTGGGACCCGTACGTGCATCTCTGCCTGCACGTGGTCGGGAAGGGAGCAGGAGGTGGAGCCGAGCTGGCTCCGGTGTTTGTCTTCCGTCGGCACCCGGCCCGCTCCCGGGGATTCGGAGGTATTTACCTTGCGTTTCTCAGTCCGAGAGTCAGAGTCAGACATTGGGGGGACGAGGGCCAGGGAAAGGGCGCCGAGGGGGGGTGGCGGCGAGAGCGGGGCGAAGCGAGCAGCCCGCGGCGATGCTGGCcgcagtggggctggggagcgCAGGGCGACTTCGAGAATCCGGTGGcagtggtggcggcggcggcgacgCAGGACGGAGCAGTCTTACaagatcagaacctggaggctgcgcGGAGCGAAGTGAAACCTGCACAGCCCTGCAGCTCGGCTCTGGCTGGTGGCTCCGCGCCCGCACCCAATCACCGTGAGCTCCGCCCCTACTGGGTCCCGCCCCGGCGCGCGGGCAGACAAGCCCCGCCCCCGCTGCGCAGCAGCCGCTGCCGCTTTCAGGCTCGGACAGGTAAAGGCGGGGGTGGCCCTGCCGGGTTCCCCAGCGCGCGCAGCGCGCCCTACCCCAGCTGGGCGTGTTTACTGGAGCGACTAGGGCTGCTGGTGGCTTGTGCAccgcccatccccctctcccccccgccAAAGTTTACCCTTGCTCTCCCCCCATCCAGCGGAGGCCAAGACGTGCGCTTGGAACAGAGGGGGCGCTCTGGGCCCACAGAAGCAGGCTGGGCCGCTGCCGCCTGCGGAAGGCCTCAGGAGGCGCCCCCGAGCCCCTGATGGGCTGCAGGAATTTCTCTCTCAGCCTTTCTGGGGCAGACGCGGGGACTGGGTTGACCCGAGGACATGCAGTTCCAGGGTTGAGCAGAGGGTCTCTAAGCTCTCCTCACTCAGGATCTGGGATGCTGGGAGAGACCCTGATGGGCAGGGCTGCTCATCTTTCTCGCTCTCGCCTCACGTGATTGTCTTAGGCTCCCTCCTCATGCCATCTGGCAGGGACACCTAGCTATTCTCCCGCGCGGAACCTCTGATAAGAGGCAGAGCCCTTAGTGGGGACAGTGGAGAAAGAGGCAAGGAGCGGATCCCGGGAGGCGTCTGTTCCGCAGCCCCGAGGCGGGAAGGGACTGCGCGCAGAGCAGGTAAAatagggaaatgaaaaaagaactcGAAAAATaatcctttgaagaaaaaaaaaaaaaaaggcccagaaGAATCTTGGCCTTCAGATGGGAGAGGATGGTGGCTCTGCTCGGTTAGGATCCTAGAGATTGGTGGAGCTTTCAGAGAACCGCCCGGGAGGCGCGCAGGGTGATCGATGTACTAAGTGAAGTATCCCCACACCCCCTTTCGCTGCACGCCCGCGGCCCACTCCCACTCCTGCTGGGGGGACGGGTGCACCTCGGGGTCCGCACCCCCCATCTGTTCTCCTAATGTGGGTCATGAGTCCTGACCGTTACCCCTCACGCACTCCCCCGGCTAGGAGACAGCAGTGGCCGAGGAGTGGGGACAAGGTCGGTCGGGATCCGGAACATCCTGCCACGGAGGAGACCCGGTTAGACGGAATAAAGAAACTCAATTTAAGAATCACCTATCCTTCCCCCCACAttccctccccaccgcccccccccccacggaaCCAAGAAGGGAGGGTCCTCATTTGCAGAGGAGCAAGTTCGGCGAGGCGTTTGTCCCGCTGCTGGCCACCTCGGTCAGTTTTACGCTGCATAAGCAGATACGGAACGTCAGCGAGACAGCACAGCCCCTGGTTAGTCTTCTCAGCGCATCCTCCAGCGAGTCCTGAGCGAAGTGTAGGGGGCCAGCGGTTCCCGGAGGGACTCAAGGACCCATCGCCGAGTCTGCCCCGGGATTTCGTCGCAAGAGGGAAAGGACAAGGGCGTGGGCGCGGCGAAGTGGACTCAGCGGCTAGATGTCTACCCTGCCCGTGGCTTGGAGCTGCGCCCCCGACTTCAGGTGGCGGCTACGGGCGATCCCTAAGCCTTAGCCGTCCGGCGTAGCACCCGGGAGAAAACAGAATCCCTGCGCCCGCTAGGAGCCCCCCAAAGCGCCCGAGTGCTCCGAGCTTTCCGTGGGCGATGCAGACAGGGACAGGAAAAGAACCACGCAGAAGAAAGCCCTAGTGTTTCTCATCTGCTTCTGTGCAGCTCCGCCGCCCCCGCGTCGTCTGCTTTACCGACCCTGTGaacactttaaaacaacaacaaaacaaaacccccaaggCGTCAGGGAAAGCAACTGGTTAATCGCTCTTTTTTGGGGCACAAAGAGGAGAGGTCGGCTGGGACGGAGCCCGCTGTTCTTGCAGCCCAGACTGTGCTGGGGAGCTTGGGCAGAACACCCCGCGCTCTTCCCGCTCTCTCCCAAAGGGTCCGGAGGTCCTCTGTTAACTGGACCACAGCCCAGAAAAGGGAcagtgtgggaagggcaggtgGGCTCTCTGCTCCGGTCTCGCCCTCGTGGACACGAGCAGAGCTGTGTCCGCTCCTGCCTCCTCCGCCACGAGACGTGGAGAGGGAGCAAGGATGGCTTGGACTGAGAGAAGGGAGCAAGAATGAAGTGGGGCAATGATCTGAGAAATAAGATGGGAAATCTGCAGCCCTTGCCCGAACCACAGGCGTTGCCGGTGCGGTCTCTCCGAGTTCCGAAAGCAACTTAACTGCGGTGTACTGCCCTCGCCCGCCTCCCCGTCCTCCGAAGTAGCCAGAGCGCCTTCCCATGGCTTAATGTCTTTATTAAGCTTTGTTGCCTATGCTCCTCTAAAGAACAGATTACAATTTCGTATGGCACAAATATTTTCCGCTCGTTGTCTCACGGTCCGGAAGCCATCTGCCAGAAAGGACGAGCCAGAGTTCGCGCTCTTGGGGGGAGCAAAACGCCAGGCACAcgctcccctttccccttccatgCGTTTCCTCTAAGACTCCAAGGGGGTCTGATTCACTGGAAAAGCATCACTTTGCCCACGAGTGTTTGacttttatgttttgattttttccccccacgCAGCACCAGTGAGTTTCCCCAAAATCACTGTGAATGTGAATCACCGCTGAAAGCAGGAGACCTTCGGCGGCACCCGGGTGTGGGGCATGCTCGCAGGGGAACTCACTGCCCAGGGAGATGCGGTGCCCAAGCTGGGCGAGGTTGCTGCTGGGTCCGTCCGTGTTCCGGGGCTGCCGCCTGGCTTCCTTCCCCAACAGCCCATTGCGCACCGCGCCAGCCTCGGTGGGAACCCTGCTCTGCGACCAAAGTTCCCCGAGGGCCGAGAGGCCCAGCGCGTGCCAGGCCGTCCTCCGCCCCAGCTCCAGGCGTCAGAGAAGCTAGTGTCGTGGCAGCTGCGAGCGAGCCACCACCCTTCCCGCCACGCCCGCTATAACTTGGCTCCCAGCTTGGGCTGCTGAGAGCGCGCCCCTTCCCGGGCCTGGGGTTGCAGCGGCGGTGCAGGATAGAAGGCCCAGGCGGCCTGCGCGGTGGTGATTCCGGCGATGGGTGCATGGAGGGAGGTGTGTGGAATGTTAAAGGCGGAGATCACCCTCAGGGCATCATCCTTCACCGAGTCGCACAAATCCAGCAACTGCAAAACATGACACAAAGTGACAGGTCAGATGTTACCTCACTTACAGCGCTGGGTGCCATTGGCTTTGCGCCCACTCCCAACCACCTGCACAGGTAACCACTGGGGAAACTAGTTTCCCTTGGGATTTCCCGGGACCCAGGAGGGTAGGAGCCGTTGGTCGTGAATACACTTCACAAGACTTATCATCTTAGAAATTCCTGAATCTGTGAGACGCCCACTTCTTCCAtacagggttgggggtgggctcCAAATTAGATGGGAATCTCAAGACCGAGGTCTGGGAATTTTATCAGCATTCCCCTTGcccgccctgccctcccctctccttcagtccccatcctttccttcccctccacctctgGAGTGCCTGGGGTGCCACCCTCTGGCGTGCAGATGCAACTGAACAAAAGAGCATCAGACAGGTGAACCAGTTGGAGGCATGCCCCAGTTCTCCCCAGACTagcacctccccacccctggcGGGCAGCAGGCCATAGTTCGACATGCAGGCACAGTGGCGCTGGGGGTCCCAAGATGCATCTCGGTGCATCTTCCACCAGGCCGCTGCAGCAAATCAACCTGCAGTTAAGGcgaacaccaaaaaaaaccctggCAGATTACCCATGTGTATTCTGATAACCATTGCAAGGCACAGCTAAGACATCTCGGCAGAAGGGGGGGGGAAATGTAAGCTAGTGATTTTGGAGGAGCTGCATTGggtgtattttaatttcattttccatgGTTTAGGtgccagtgctttttttttttaattcccgggggggggggaaacGCTACCAAAAATAatagtttgtttttctaaaactcAGCAAGGACAAGGTGGAGGGACTGCTCTGCTTTCCCATAACCAGCGGCACAATTTACCCCtccaatttttaagttttcagccAGCCATAAATTTCTTCCACTCACCAAATTACAGTTCGCCCCCAAGATTTTACGGTTGTGAAAACAACACTTACACCAGCCCCACCTTGGCTGTCCTCATAGTGGTGGTCTTTATTGAGCTatgttaatactttaaaaaacacagttcCTTTAAAGCACTCCAAAATGCCACTTCAGGTGTCCAGAGACAATGAGGGGGGGTCCCCAAGGCAGGGGTTGGGGTAGGGGAGGAGAAGATCATGAATTTTAATAGTCTCACAATACATCTACCTTTTAAATGTGCTCTATAATACCAGTAATTTCTAATGAAAACCTTCATTCTTTACACACTGTGGTTAAGCATCATAAAATCAGTAGTGAAAAGACTTTGATCATATTTGCAAGATGCACTGCGATGAACTTTCACTGACCAAGATTTCAAAGTTTGTAATTAATACTCTTGACAAATCCCTGACTAATCTGTCAACTCTCAAGGTCTTTAACCACACAGTtcaaaaccatgagatggtgTATGGGCCCTTAAACCTTCTATGTGTTATAATATCATTATCAAGATAACTTTCCTTTAGGTTTGCATTATGAAACTCAACCAATTTTTGTCACATATTCAACAATGGGGGATATTCAATTACATGAATGAGTGTTATGTGGAAGAGAGAGTATGGGTTTGGTCTGTCCAGTACCAAACACAAAATAAGCCTCTAGAGATAGAAATTGCAGGAAGCGGATTTCTATTCAATAGTCtcataactttattatttaaaaaaaattttaatgtttatttttgagagagagagagaaagaaagacagagcatgaatgggagaggggcagagagaggcagacacagaatctgaagcaggctccaggttcttagctgtaagcacagagcctgacgccgggctcgaacccatgaaccatcagatcatatCCTAAGccaaggtggatgcttaaccaactgagccaccaggtgctccttcacaacttaaaaaataagaataaagtagATTTTTACAAAGGATCTAATGGCTAGAGAAGAAGATGGTTTTCTTACTTCTAAGTGTTCAGGGAGTTGACCCCTTAAGTGACACTCTACAGATGAATGCTGTTATTGAAGGGGAAGACCATGTGTCAACTGCTAAGAATCTTTGTAAGCCTAAATTTCTGAAGCTGTCTAAAActattcctcctcctccctttctccactTATCGCAGACTGCTACAGGCCCATTGGTGTCCAGATCCAAGGATCAGACATCACTCTTAATATAACAAGTTTGACTCTGATTCCAGATACTCCCTTTCCTCTGCCTATGGGGATGATCACTATTATTATCTTCCTTTCCCTTACTAAGGACATCCTGGACTCCTATCCTGTGGTACAGATTGTGCTGGGCACTGGAGATGTAGTGATGTACATTGCAAACACAGGCCTCCTATATCGAGGAGATgttgaagaattttaaagactttttacaAATAGGATCTCCTTAAttggaaataaatttaagtagCTAATAGCCAATatagcatttattattatatatacagtattttttttattatcaggGAGCCCCCAGGACTAAGCAAAGTACAGGCATACCTTAGAGATATTGCAGGTTCAGCTCCAGACTGCTAATACAGAGCCAATACTGcagtaaagtgagtcaaatgaatattttggCTTCCCAGTGCACATAAAGATTATGCTTCACACTATAGCATAGTCTGTTAAGTGTGCGATAGCATTATGTCTCAAAAACAATGTATGTAcattgattaaaatatattttcttgctaAACATgctaatcatcatctgagctttcagcttGCGTagtcactgatcacagatcaccataacaaataaaattataatgaaaaagtttgaaatattgcaagaattacccaAATGTGAtgcagagacacaaagtgagaaaATGCTAGTGGGAAAATGGCGTCAACAGACTTGCTTAACATTgtgttgccacaaaccttcaatttgtaaaaaaaaaaaattgcaatgcCTATGAAACAGTATAAAACAAGGTACGTCTGTACTATTAAAGTTCAGTTTTATTACCAAACATATACCTCCATAATATAAGCACAAAGATGGCACCTAGGGTAGCCTCCCCACTACCCCACCCATTTGGCAGTATGTGACCTAAATGTTCTGGCCAAAGCATCCCAAGCCCACCCATCCCTTTACAAAGAAAACTCACCAGCTTTTAAGAAAACACCAATGCATAGGTGACCTTTAAAAGGCAAAGAGCATGAACAAGTTCTAAATtcttatagaaaaattttaaaggaccCAAAGTATGGGCAGTattgctctaaaaataataacaagagAGGCACTGGCAGTAACCAGGGACTGGGATTTGAGAATATCTACTTTGAAGAAAGCAGAAGTATTCAACACTGGAGGGACAGTGGGTGGACAAGTTGATATGTGGATTTTCGGGGGGGAAATTTGTAATGAGTTTGCCTTCCTGCCCCTACCTAGTTGCAgtagtttctctcttttctacctCTTCATCCCAGCATTTTCCTTATTCCAGTTGGGAGACTAGGATGGTCTAGAATGGGCAGTATCTAAGCTTTACAGCCTTCTAAACAAAGCCCAGTTCTCCTTGTGTTGGTGTTAACTATACAGTAGATGCTCAAGGTGTGAGGTGTCCAATGTACTTGCAGTGACACCCCAGCTATTCCTAAGGCTCTGTGCAGAAGGTTTGCCCGCCTCTTCCCATGTCCCCCACCTCTGTTGCCAACACCAGGTGACCTGCTATTCTCTGTGTCAATCCCTTCAACTGGAAATGTCCCTCAGTTAGCCCCTTCCTTGCTTGGGCACTGGGATAGAGCCTTTTTCTCCATCCCTTGAATCTGGCTGCCTTGTGACTTATCTTGAGCAATAGAATGTGAAGAAAGTGACACCGTGTGAGCTCCAGAGCTTAGGTCTCAAGAGGCCTTGCAATGGCCATTCTTACTTCCTGGGACCCTGAGACCACTTGCTGGAGTCTAGCCTGCTGGAGGCTGCCC is a window from the Suricata suricatta isolate VVHF042 chromosome 4, meerkat_22Aug2017_6uvM2_HiC, whole genome shotgun sequence genome containing:
- the BCL2L11 gene encoding bcl-2-like protein 11 isoform X6; this encodes MAKQPSDVSSECDREGGQLQPAERPPQLRPGAPTSLQTQRQGNPEGEGDRCPQGSPQGPLAPPASPGPFATRSPLFIFVRRSSLLSRSSSGYFSFDTDRSPAPMSCDKSTQTPSPPCQAINHYLSAMGLFE
- the BCL2L11 gene encoding bcl-2-like protein 11 isoform X1; this encodes MAKQPSDVSSECDREGGQLQPAERPPQLRPGAPTSLQTQRQGNPEGEGDRCPQGSPQGPLAPPASPGPFATRSPLFIFVRRSSLLSRSSSGYFSFDTDRSPAPMSCDKSTQTPSPPCQAINHYLSAMASMRQSQAAPADMRPEIWIAQELRRIGDEFNAYYPRRGEGPSMFTEPKRVCASAKAAVTEYDRLQGRECINDRTAFIQSWRPEAWELGLAAPVCCARSF
- the LOC115290709 gene encoding uncharacterized protein LOC115290709, whose protein sequence is MHPHCEVHTTKWGCVSPKAVPGDPCEVPNVASKPGPRGVLPASFADPEPPDRQHEATTTATGTHICAHPLTTANNEHIHTPILSVPRIFHYQQQHRVTVPRGHRTASQHCERVWVPGSLRQSGPWMQQVLLLEARPLRGRGSRKRPSVSLCLWLVRRPFTDDPSPNWTCRGREPDPSDRRLPPSDKWDPYVHLCLHVVGKGAGGGAELAPVFVFRRHPARSRGFGGIYLAFLSPRVRVRHWGDEGQGKGAEGGWRRERGEASSPRRCWPQWGWGAQGDFENPVAVVAAAATQDGAVLQDQNLEAARSEVKPAQPCSSALAGGSAPAPNHRELRPYWVPPRRAGRQAPPPLRSSRCRFQARTGDSSGRGVGTRSVGIRNILPRRRPG
- the BCL2L11 gene encoding bcl-2-like protein 11 isoform X4 — encoded protein: MAKQPSDVSSECDREGGQLQPAERPPQLRPGAPTSLQTQRQDRSPAPMSCDKSTQTPSPPCQAINHYLSAMASMRQSQAAPADMRPEIWIAQELRRIGDEFNAYYPRRVFLNNYQAAEAHPQMIILRLLRYIVRLVWRLQ
- the BCL2L11 gene encoding bcl-2-like protein 11 isoform X2, producing MAKQPSDVSSECDREGGQLQPAERPPQLRPGAPTSLQTQRQGNPEGEGDRCPQGSPQGPLAPPASPGPFATRSPLFIFVRRSSLLSRSSSGYFSFDTDRSPAPMSCDKSTQTPSPPCQAINHYLSAMASMRQSQAAPADMRPEIWIAQELRRIGDEFNAYYPRRVFLNNYQAAEAHPQMIILRLLRYIVRLVWRLQ